The Rufibacter sp. DG15C region CGGGTTTGTATTCCAAGTCCTCGAACTTCAATTCTAACTGGCCCTTCTGTCTATCCACCAACTTGTTGAACTTGGATAGAAAGTCTTTCCAGTCATCGGATATTTGCATCAGGGTAACAATGGAGTTTATCTGATTTTGCAGATGAGGGCTCCCATAATCAGGGGTCAGGCTTTGGAAAAACTTAGCAGTGTAATTCCCCGCTGCGCTCCTAGGGGTTTTTTCTTTAAGCTCTTTTAATACCCCTTCAGGTAATTGGTCATAAATAATCTTGTTCGTCCATCTCCCCACGACGCCGGGCCTTTGCTTTATACTCTTTAGGGTAAACTCCCAGCCGTTAAGCCTGTAAATTTCCGTATAGTATTTGTCAGGAAATGTCTTTTGCCACTTTAGAAGTTCCTCGGATATATAGGCTTTAAGAATCTTTTGGAGCGCATCTTTTTCTCTCTCGTGCTGATAGCCAGTTGCCTCATCGACCAAGGCGATAATCCCTACCTTGGCCAATGCCCGAACAAGTATCTCGCACTGGTCGGCCACTACTTGTTGTCTTTCGGTCAATTTTACCCCTTGCTTCCTTGCTTCAAGAATAGCGTCGCAAATATCTGCAAGTACCGTTGCCTCGTAACCATGCACCTTTTGGCTTCCCCTTGTGCAAATTATCGGCTCAAGTTTGGCCACCTCTAACTTATTGTCTATGAAAGGCTTAAGTCCTTTCGAGGCTAAAAAAGTAGGCAAAATATAGCCACCTCTTTTTTCGCCTTCTTCGGGCTTATCTCTCACTTTTAGCGCCTCTTGTAGCCCTCTTCCAGAAAGTACTCTTGTGCCATCCTCCAAGACAAAGCAAGGAATGACGAACCCGTTTAAATCAAGCCCACCTTCGTGTGTTATTTTCTTAGCCATTGATTAATACTTTATAACTCAATCTACCAGATACATTCTCCAAAACAAAATTAAAGCGTTGAGCAGTACCCATCTTGCGGGTGTTGAACCTTAAAGCGAACTCATCTAGGTAAGCCTGTAGGTGCTTCACGGAACACCAATGGTAGATACCATCAATGCCTCTCTTTAGGTGGCTCCAGAAGTTCTCAATGCCGTTGGTGCGCGCCATCCCATTCACGAACTCCTTCGCACTATGGGCAACCTTTAAATGGTCAAAGTTTCTGTTTACCTGATTGTAGGCAACCCATTCATCGGTGACCACGACAGAACCTTTCTTAACGAACCTGTCAATAATGGGCTGAACAGAGGAGAGTTTAGTATCATCTGTCACTTTGGCTATAACACTGCCGTCACGCTGTAGCATGCCTACGACTGGCTTCTTAGCCCCCAGGCCCCTTCCTCTAGCGTTCTTGTTTCTTTTGCTCTCGTGCTTGTTCTCCTCTTCTCCGCCCATGTAAGTTTCGTCTACCTCAACAGTTTCACCTATAGCCTCCTGAAAAGCTGGATGCTCAAAGGCATAGCGTAGGCGGTGCAGTATAAACCAGGCGGTTTTCTGCGTTACGTCAATGTCTTTGGCCAATTGGTGGGAAGAGATGCCCTTCTTATGGGAGGAGAAGATATAGAGGGCCATAAACCACTTGATAAGCGGTATCTTCGTATCTTCAAAGATGGTTCCGACCTTCACGTTGAAGTACTTGCCTGTGTTTTTGCACTTGTAGCGGTTGCCGGCACACTTGTACACTTTGCTGGAAGCGTCAAACGGGGACTCGACAATACCGTTCCATCTTAGTTTCTCTAAATGTGCGATGCAGTCGGCCTCCGTTGGAAAAGCATTCATAAGGTCTAGTATACTCTTAAAATCTGCTACCATAGTGCTTGTATTACGACGCTAATGTAGAAGAAATTTACACTAAAACAAAATCAAATTAGTGTAATTTGGTATATCACTACCATTAAAAAATAGAGACAACTTACAACAGCAAACATCCAGCCTTGGCAGAAAGCCTCTTACACATTATACCTAACAGTTGACTAAAGTAGTTATTTCGTTGACCCATCTTTGGCATTTATGTTGACTAACCTTAGGCCTTGTCATGGTTTGTGTTGGATTCCCAGCCGCATGGAGATATACACTTTTCAAATTGCTATATGGGCCGTTTATAACCTGTATAAGGATAACAAAAACGTAAAGGCAGACATATTCAGGTCAACGTACATAGGTCAACGTGTTGACCTATGTACGTTGACCTGAATATTAGTTACCAATTTGGTCTTATTGGACTGTTAAAGTCCTTGAAGCGAGTATTGCCTGCATTTGAAGTCCTGTCTTGTTTTGTCCCCAGGATAAGTTCACTTTAAGACTAAGTAAGATTTTAAGTTCTTCTAACTTTTCCTTTACTGAAGGTAGAGTAATTGAGGCAAGTCTGTTTGGATGCTGAGGAGGGGAACAAGATCTTAAGTGTGGGAGGTCGAGAGAATTCTAAACGAGCGCCTTTAAATGCTTATCTGAATTTAATGAATTTAAGCCATAGGTTAAGCTCAGTATGATTTACATGTCCTAAGTTCTAAAAGTGTCCCAAGGTCATTAAAGCCTACTCAAAACGAATTGAATGGCTAGTTTGTGGCCCAGATGAGAATCGTAGTCTAGTACTTAGAGACTAAGGCAAATTGCGCTGTAACCATTAAAGTAAACGTTAGATTAGGAGAACCGATTTTTATGAGAGGTTTGAACCCGATGATTATATGTTGCCAAGACCAAACAGAAGCAAAAGATTAGCAATGTCAATCCCTAACTTGATTTTGGGATGTTTTAGCTAGTTCTGAATTACCTGTAGCATTAGCTATAATGGTTTGATAGTTTAAACCATGTTTAAACCAAAAAGAAGAGGGACTTACGAATTAACGTAAGTCCCTCATTTTGAAGCTCCCCCTCTTGGGCTCGAACCAAGGACCCCATGATTAACAGTCATGTGCTCTAACCGACTGAGCTAAGGAGGAGTTTACTATTCGTGACCGTGGTGTTGAATAGTGATGCAAAAGTAATGGGTGACGCGTGATTACGCAAGCATTGCCCAATAAAATTTTCTCTTAATTGGTAACTGCCTGAAAATGAAAAGGGAAAATTTATCGTTTTCGGGCTGTTTTCCAGAAATCAGGCCAAAAACGGCTCTGCTTATTTGTTAGCAGGATAGTCGTAGAAGCCTTTACCGGTCTTGCGGCCGTGGTGCCCGGCGTCCACTTTCTGCTGCTGCCAACGGCTGGGCCTGAACTTGGGGTCATAATGGAAGGCTTCAAACATGGCACTGGTCACCGAGAAGTTAGTGTCCACGCCAATCAGGTCCATGAGCTGGAACGGTCCCATCTTAAAACCAGAGGCTTGCATCAACCTATCAATGCTTTCATGACTGGCCACGCCTTCTTCCAGCAGCTTCAGACTCTCCACATAGAAGTGGCGGGCCACGCGGTTCACAATGAAGCCCGGCGCATCTTGGGCCAGCACCGGGGTCTTGCCTAATTTAATAGCCAGCTCCTTCATAAGACTAGTAACCTCCAGTGCTGTGGCCGCACCCGAGATTACCTCCACCAGTTTCATGATGGTGGCCGGGTTGAAGAAGTGCAGACCCACCACGCGCTCAGGCTTTTCTACCTTGGCGGCAATGCGGGTAATGGGCAGCGATGACGTATTAGAGGCCAGAATGGTAGTGGCCGGGTTCTGGTCGGCTATCTCGTTTAAGATGCTGTGTTTTACGTCTAGGCGTTCAATGACGGCCTCAATCACCACCTCGGCAATGACCTGCAGCACGTCTGTGGTAAAGGTGAGGCGCTCCCAAATCTGGCTTTGCTGCTCTTGGTTCAGTTTTCCCTTCTCTACCAGGGTGGCTAATGACTTCTCCGTGGTGGCCTTGGCTTTCTCCAGCACCGTGCCATTGATGTCATACAGCACCGTCTGGAAGCCGCTCTGGGCGCACAGCTGTGCAATGCCCTGGCCCATGGTGCCGGCGCCAATCACGGCTATGGTTTTAATATCTTCTAAGGTCATAAAGTCAAATTTGGAGATTTGAAGTTGTGAAAATTTGAAAACGGAAGAAAGCCTGTAAAGCAGAAAATCCGTTTTTAGCCTGTTTTCTAGAAATCAAGCCAAAAACGGATTCTATTTTAAGAAGCGAAGAAGTTTAAATCTTGGTTAACCATTTTCAAATCTCCTCATCTCCAAATTTTCAAATCTAGAATTACATTCCGGTAAACTGGCGCAGGAAGCGCACATCGTTCTCAGTGAACAGGCGAAGGTCCTTGATTTGGTACTTGAGCATGGTGATGCGCTCAATGCCCATCCCAAACGCGAAGCCCGAGAATTCTTGTGAGTCAATGCCGCAGTTCTCCAGTACGTTGGGGTCAACCATGCCGGCGCCGCCAATCTCCACCCAGCCAGAGCCTTTGCAGATGTTACAACCCTTGCCTTTGCAGATGTGGCAGGTGATGTCAATCTCAGCGCTGGGCTCAGTGAACGGGAAGAACGACGGCCGGAACCTAATCTTGGTATCCTGCCCAAACAACTCCTGCACGAAATAATATAAGGTGTCCTTCAGGTCCTTGAAGCTCACGTTGCGGTCAATGTACAAGCCCTCAAACTGATGGAACATGCAATGCGCCCTTGCTGAGATGGCCTCGTTCCGGAAAACACGTCCCGGCGACAAAGTCCTGATAGGCGGCTTCTGATGCTCCATTACGCGTACCTGCACGGTAGAAGTGTGCGTGCGCAACAGCATGTCTGGGTTCTTGCTCAAGAAGAACGTGTCCTGCATGTCGCGGGCAGGGTGGTTGTCCGGGAAATTGAGCGCCGAGAAGTTGTGCCAGTCGTCCTCCATCTCAGGTCCTTCAGACACATTAAAACCGATGCGCTCAAAGATCCGGATAATCTGCTCCCGCGTGCGCGCCAAGGGGTGACGGGCACCCAAGGCATTTGGCACCGGCGGCAAGGTAAAGTCCAGGCCCGCCAACACATCTGGCGTACTGCTTTGCTCCAGCTCCTGCTGGCGGGCGTCATACTTCTCTTGGGCCAACTGCTTGAGCTGGTTCAACTCTTGGCCCACCTGCTTGCGTAGTTCCGGGGCCACGGTTTTTATCTCGTCAAACAAAGCGGCAATGCTCCCTTTCCGGCTCACGAAGGTGTTCTTGAAAGCCTCCAGTTGCTCCTTGTTCTCTATCTCAAAGGCTTCTACCTCTTGCGTCAGTCTCTTGATGTTCTCGAATAGCATAGCACAAAGATAAAGATTAACCGGGAATGCTAGCATAGTCGCGAGTCTAGAGTCACGAGTCCCGAGTCTGGTGTTCTGGATAAAGCCATTTTTAGGCTGTTTCCCAGAAATGAGGCGAAAAACGATCCTCGGCATATCCTTTTTATCCGCAATGCGCAGGAGACAAGGCGGTGCCTAGTCTCTACAAACCGCGCCAGCGCATACCGGCATTGCAGCATCTCACCCACCAACAACCCCAGCCGACCGACCTTGCGCAGGGCAGCCCTGGCTGTGCGCCCGGAGCATGGGTAGGGACCGAGTAATTGCCGGTCAAGTGGCTGAGGCGTAAGCGGGCTATGGATGAATAGCGCTCGCCAGGTGCAAAGAATGAAGAAAAGCTGTCTGAGCGGCAGCGAGTTTCTTTTCTTCTTGATTCTTTTGGTTACTTTTCTCATCAAGGAGAAAAGTGACAAACGCTAATAGAAAGCAAGGAAGGAGGATTGGGGAGGACGGTGTTGGAAGGTAGAGGCTTGAACGGAAATTAAGGTCGTTGGTGAGAACACCAACAACGGCGGGCGGTATGACCAGCTGATGTAAACACCCCTCTACGCTCCCCTCAAGGGGAGAATCTGCGTTTGGCCAAGGTAATTGACTCAAGACTCAGGACTCAAAAGTCATCCCCCTACCCCCTTCAAAGGGGGACGAAGAAGCTCCTTAGCTAGAATCGTTTTTCGCCCGATTCCCAGAAAACAAGCCAAAAACGACATTCACCTTTCATTCACCTCCTTCGGTGAAAAAACCTCCCGCCATTCACCTACCAAAAACCGCCATTCACCTACTTTCTGCCGGGGCTAGCCTATTAGCCGTTGTGGTGGCTGCACCAACGCTATACATTTGGTCTATCATTAAAAACTAACGCTATGGAAACGAACAATAACAACTCCTCAAAAAACTACAGTGGCTATGAGCCCACTAGAAACAACACGGGCCGCATCATGGCCGGTTTAATTGTCATTATTGTAGGACTGGCGCTGTTGGCCAAGCAAATGCACTTCTTCTACCTGCCGCATTGGGTCTTTTCCTGGAAGATGCTCTTGATTGTGATTGGCTTGTACACCGGCTTTAAGCACAACTTTAGAAACATTGGTTGGATCTTCCCCTTCGGGATTGGGGCGCTGTTTCTCATGGAAGACATTTACCCGACGCTCAATATTAGACCGTATTTCTGGCCGGTGCTGCTGATTGGGTTTGGCTTGTACATGATGCTGCGCCCAAGACACCATTCGCATTCACCTGGTAAAGGATGGAAAAGCCCTACGCAGCCCTTGCCGGGTGCAGGAGCAGGAAGTGCGTACGCTTCTTCGTATGCAGCCACCGCGTCAGCAGAGCCATTAGACCCTTCCACCGTTTCTAAGGACGATTTTATCAATGGCACGGCCGTGTTTGGCGGCATCAAGAAGAGCATCATCACCAAAAGCTTTAAAGGCGGTCAGATTACCACCTTCTGCGGCGGCGCCGAGTACAACCTAACCAACGCCGACCTGCAAAATGAAACCGTGATTGACGTGAACATCATGTTTGGCGGCACCAGCCTGGTCATCCCCGCCGATTGGAAAGTGCGCTCAGAAGTAGTCTGCATCTTTGGCGGCATTGACGAGAAACGCTCCATGATTCAGCCAACCATGCAAGGAGAGAAGGTCTTGATTTTGAAAGGCACCGTCATCTTTGGTGGAATTGACATCAAAAGTTATTAATTGCAGCTCGGTTAGGATCTATGGAACTGTCCACTGCCTTGCCGCTCTCTACTGCCCACAAACCTGACACCATGCCCTCGTTTAAAATCATACTGTTGTACCTGGGTTGGGGCCTTTTGTGGGCGGTGGTGCAAACCTTAGTACTGTTTCAGTTTGGGTTGAGCGGGTGGCCGGTGGTGGTGGATGCACTCTTGACCAATGCGCTCTGGCTGGGCAGTGGATTTGTGATGGCCACTACGCTTAGGTATTACCAGCCAGAGCCGAAGCAGATTTTCAATCTACTCACCTGGAGCGCCGCCTTGGCCATTTGCATGATGTGGCTTTACCAACTGGGCGTTGACTGGCTATTAGAGCAGCACACAGAGTACTTGGCCTTTGTGCACCAGTCCTACCCGGTGCGGGTGGCGTTTGCCTGGCTCATGATTCTGTTCATTGTCTTGCAGAACTGGCTCTGGTACTATACCAAAGAAAAGCGCCAAGCCGAAGAGCGCAAAACCGCCACTGAAAAGATGGCCCGCGAAGCCGAACTGTTTACCCTGCGCCAACAATTGCAACCGCATTTTCTATTCAACAGCTTGAACTCCATCAGTGCGCTGGTGAGAACCAAGCCAGATTTGGCCAAGCAGATGGTACAGCAGTTGTCAGATTTCCTGCGGGGTACCTTGCGCAAAGACGGCCAGATGTTGATTCCCCTGGCAGATGAACTGCACCACTTGCAAATTTACCTGGAGATTGAGAAAGTAAGGTTCGGGCATAGGCTGCAGACGCAGGTAAACTGCCCAGAGGAATGTAAAGACCTTCAATTGCCGTACTTGATGCTACAGCCCATAGTGGAGAATGCCATCAAGTTTGGCCTGTATGACACGCTAGGCGATACGCTCATTACAATCACGGCGCATTGTGAGGACGGCCTTTTGGTGGTCTCTACAGAGAACCCGTTTGAGGCCAGCCTTCTGTCTCCTAAACAAGGCACGGGCTTCGGGTTGGACTCGGTGCGCCGCCGGCTGTACCTGCTCTTCGGCCGTCAGGATTTAGTGAGTACCCAGCAACTGGAAGGCAGATTTATCACCACCGTTAAAATTCCGCAAGCGCTATGATTACATGCCTGGTTATTGATGATGAGCCTCTGGCCCGCACCATTGTCTATGAGTATTTGCTGAACCATCCAGACATTACGCTAGTGCAGGAATGCAACAACGGCTTTGAAGGTGTGAAGGCCATCCAGCAACACGCGCCCGACTTGATTTTTCTGGACATCCAGATGCCTAAAATCAACGGCTTTGAGATGCTGGAACTGGTGGAACAAACGCCCGGCGTCATCTTCACCACCGCCTTTGACGAGTACGCCATCAAGGCTTTTGAGGCCAATGCCATAGACTATCTGCTCAAACCCTTCACGCAGGAGCGCTTTGACGCGGCCATCCAGAAATGGCGCCAGAAACAAGGCCAAGCGCTAACAGAACCCGCCGCCGCTAAACTGCAGGAAGTTACTCATAAACAGCCTGAGGAACAGTTGCGCATTGTAGTGAAGGTGAACAGTGACATCAGGATCATTCCTGTGCAAGACATTGAGTACCTGGAGGCCTATGATGATTATGTCAAGATCCACACCGGGGCCGGGTGCTTTCTAAAGAAAAAGACCATGGGCTATTATGAGAATACCCTGGACGCCAGCCAGTTTGTGCGCGTGCATAGGTCCTATATGATTGCCTTGTCCCAGCTTACCCGCATTGAGCCGCTAGAGAAAGACACCCACGTGGCCCTGCTAAAAAAAGGCAACCGCGTCCCGCTCAGTAAAAGCGGCTACACCAGGTTGAAAAGCGTCTTGGGTATTTGATTTCCGTTTTTGGCCTGTTTTCTCAGAATTAGGTCAAAAACGCTTTTCGGTTCATCCACCATTTTGACCAGTTCAGGAAGGAAATACAGTCCTTGGTCAGATTCTCCACTTTGTGCTGTCTTGGCTTCCTTAGCTTTCTGGGGCATAGCTTATTTATTTGATCTTTGCGGCAAATACGGGACGAAGAATAAATACCCAATGGAAACTTTGGAAACAAAAATAGTTTCCATTAGGTTTGTCCCAGATTAGCCATCAGCATGGAAATAAGAGAGAGAATATTGCAGGAGGCCTTGCTTCTTTTCTTCCGGAAGGGGATAAAAGCGGTGTCTATGGATGATGTAGCGGCCCATCTGTCGGTTTCAAAAAAGACCATATATAAGTGGTTTGCCAACAAAGATGAGTTGATTTATGAAAGCATGCAGCAGCACATTAAAGGAATGGAGAATTCCTGTTGTCATGCTATAGGGGACGCCAGCAATGCCATGGAAGCCATGTTTCAAATGGTAGAGATGGTACGGGGCTTGATGCAGCAGGTGCATCCTTCCATCTTCTTTGACCTCCAGAAATACCACCCGCAGGCGTGGGCGCTGTGGCAAGAGCACAAGAATGGCTTCTTTCTGCAGCAGACCAAAGAACACTTGCAAAAGGGTATCAAAGAAAAGCTGTTCAGGGAAGACATTGACGTGGAGATTGTAGCCCGTCTGCGCCTAGCCGAGGTGGAGCTGGGTTTCAACTCTGAAGTATATCCCACCACCCAGTTTGACCTCCAGAAGGTGCAGATTGCGCTGTTAGAGCATTTTATCTTAGGACTAGCCACTTTAAAAGGCCACAAGCTGGTCAATCAATACAAACAGATCACCGAAGAAGAATAATTACTATGAAAAACGTACCCAA contains the following coding sequences:
- the pheS gene encoding phenylalanine--tRNA ligase subunit alpha, with product MLFENIKRLTQEVEAFEIENKEQLEAFKNTFVSRKGSIAALFDEIKTVAPELRKQVGQELNQLKQLAQEKYDARQQELEQSSTPDVLAGLDFTLPPVPNALGARHPLARTREQIIRIFERIGFNVSEGPEMEDDWHNFSALNFPDNHPARDMQDTFFLSKNPDMLLRTHTSTVQVRVMEHQKPPIRTLSPGRVFRNEAISARAHCMFHQFEGLYIDRNVSFKDLKDTLYYFVQELFGQDTKIRFRPSFFPFTEPSAEIDITCHICKGKGCNICKGSGWVEIGGAGMVDPNVLENCGIDSQEFSGFAFGMGIERITMLKYQIKDLRLFTENDVRFLRQFTGM
- a CDS encoding LiaI-LiaF-like domain-containing protein codes for the protein METNNNNSSKNYSGYEPTRNNTGRIMAGLIVIIVGLALLAKQMHFFYLPHWVFSWKMLLIVIGLYTGFKHNFRNIGWIFPFGIGALFLMEDIYPTLNIRPYFWPVLLIGFGLYMMLRPRHHSHSPGKGWKSPTQPLPGAGAGSAYASSYAATASAEPLDPSTVSKDDFINGTAVFGGIKKSIITKSFKGGQITTFCGGAEYNLTNADLQNETVIDVNIMFGGTSLVIPADWKVRSEVVCIFGGIDEKRSMIQPTMQGEKVLILKGTVIFGGIDIKSY
- a CDS encoding LytTR family DNA-binding domain-containing protein translates to MITCLVIDDEPLARTIVYEYLLNHPDITLVQECNNGFEGVKAIQQHAPDLIFLDIQMPKINGFEMLELVEQTPGVIFTTAFDEYAIKAFEANAIDYLLKPFTQERFDAAIQKWRQKQGQALTEPAAAKLQEVTHKQPEEQLRIVVKVNSDIRIIPVQDIEYLEAYDDYVKIHTGAGCFLKKKTMGYYENTLDASQFVRVHRSYMIALSQLTRIEPLEKDTHVALLKKGNRVPLSKSGYTRLKSVLGI
- a CDS encoding P63C domain-containing protein: MAKKITHEGGLDLNGFVIPCFVLEDGTRVLSGRGLQEALKVRDKPEEGEKRGGYILPTFLASKGLKPFIDNKLEVAKLEPIICTRGSQKVHGYEATVLADICDAILEARKQGVKLTERQQVVADQCEILVRALAKVGIIALVDEATGYQHEREKDALQKILKAYISEELLKWQKTFPDKYYTEIYRLNGWEFTLKSIKQRPGVVGRWTNKIIYDQLPEGVLKELKEKTPRSAAGNYTAKFFQSLTPDYGSPHLQNQINSIVTLMQISDDWKDFLSKFNKLVDRQKGQLELKFEDLEYKPEKDPLMLKKPIGQTSLFDSHLKGLLAVPPPRKEEEA
- a CDS encoding IS1595 family transposase is translated as MNAFPTEADCIAHLEKLRWNGIVESPFDASSKVYKCAGNRYKCKNTGKYFNVKVGTIFEDTKIPLIKWFMALYIFSSHKKGISSHQLAKDIDVTQKTAWFILHRLRYAFEHPAFQEAIGETVEVDETYMGGEEENKHESKRNKNARGRGLGAKKPVVGMLQRDGSVIAKVTDDTKLSSVQPIIDRFVKKGSVVVTDEWVAYNQVNRNFDHLKVAHSAKEFVNGMARTNGIENFWSHLKRGIDGIYHWCSVKHLQAYLDEFALRFNTRKMGTAQRFNFVLENVSGRLSYKVLING
- a CDS encoding TetR/AcrR family transcriptional regulator, with protein sequence MEIRERILQEALLLFFRKGIKAVSMDDVAAHLSVSKKTIYKWFANKDELIYESMQQHIKGMENSCCHAIGDASNAMEAMFQMVEMVRGLMQQVHPSIFFDLQKYHPQAWALWQEHKNGFFLQQTKEHLQKGIKEKLFREDIDVEIVARLRLAEVELGFNSEVYPTTQFDLQKVQIALLEHFILGLATLKGHKLVNQYKQITEEE
- a CDS encoding 3-hydroxyacyl-CoA dehydrogenase family protein codes for the protein MTLEDIKTIAVIGAGTMGQGIAQLCAQSGFQTVLYDINGTVLEKAKATTEKSLATLVEKGKLNQEQQSQIWERLTFTTDVLQVIAEVVIEAVIERLDVKHSILNEIADQNPATTILASNTSSLPITRIAAKVEKPERVVGLHFFNPATIMKLVEVISGAATALEVTSLMKELAIKLGKTPVLAQDAPGFIVNRVARHFYVESLKLLEEGVASHESIDRLMQASGFKMGPFQLMDLIGVDTNFSVTSAMFEAFHYDPKFRPSRWQQQKVDAGHHGRKTGKGFYDYPANK
- a CDS encoding sensor histidine kinase, whose amino-acid sequence is MELSTALPLSTAHKPDTMPSFKIILLYLGWGLLWAVVQTLVLFQFGLSGWPVVVDALLTNALWLGSGFVMATTLRYYQPEPKQIFNLLTWSAALAICMMWLYQLGVDWLLEQHTEYLAFVHQSYPVRVAFAWLMILFIVLQNWLWYYTKEKRQAEERKTATEKMAREAELFTLRQQLQPHFLFNSLNSISALVRTKPDLAKQMVQQLSDFLRGTLRKDGQMLIPLADELHHLQIYLEIEKVRFGHRLQTQVNCPEECKDLQLPYLMLQPIVENAIKFGLYDTLGDTLITITAHCEDGLLVVSTENPFEASLLSPKQGTGFGLDSVRRRLYLLFGRQDLVSTQQLEGRFITTVKIPQAL